The following DNA comes from Agromyces mangrovi.
CCTGTTCGCGATGGGCTCCGACGTGCGCGACCCGTCGTACTTCTGGCCGGTCGACGCGTCGGGCCTCGGCTCGGTGCGCGTCGTCTCGGGGTCGAAGGCGCTCGAGGCGGCGCTCCAGCTCGCCTACGACGGCGTCGAGGTCGGCCGGGTCGAGCCCGACCTGCCGACGGCCCTCGACGAGTTCCTCGCGCTTCCCGCGCCCGAGCACGGCGTGAAGACCATCGTCTTCACCGCCGACTCGATGCGCCGCACCCGCGCCCACCTCGGCCTCGCCGAGGCGAAGGAGGACGCATGACGACGCTGTCGGTCGTGAGCCTGTTCCCGAGCCTGCTGAACGTCAACGGCGATGCCGAGAACGGTGACGTGCTCGCCGCCCGCGCACGCTGGGCGGGGCTCGACGCCATGCACCTGCGCGTCGAGGAGGTCGGTGCGCTGCCGGTCGAGCCGGACGTGATCGTGGTCGGTTCGGGCACGGATGCCTCCGCCGAGGCCGCGATCGAGCGCATCGCACCGCTGCAGGACGAGCTGCGGCGCTGGGCGACCGAGGGCGTGCCGATCCTGGGCGTCGGCACCGGCATGGAACTGCTCGGCTGGGGCATCGAGTTCGCCGACGGTCGCACGATCGAGGGGCTCGGCATCGTGCCGGGTCGAGCGGTGCCCCGCGAGTCCCGCGTGAGCGACGACCTGGTCGTGCGCACGAAGCACGGCCTGCTCGTCGGGTACGAGAACCACGCGCGCGACTACGTCGGTGCGGAAGGCTCGCCGCTCGGGCGCGTCGTGCGCGGCAGCGGCAACGGCCGCGACTCCGGGCAGGAGGGCGTGGTGATGGGCTCCGTCATCGGGACGCACCTGCACGGCCCCGTGCTCGCGAAGCAGCCGGCCCTGGCCGACGCGATGCTCGCCGCGGCGGCCGAGCGGCGCGGGGTCGCCTACGCCACGGGCGGGCCGGCCTCGGAGGCGGACGGCTACGCCGAGCGAGCGCGCGCGATCATCCTCGAGCGACTGGGCGTCTCCGAGCGCTGAGCGCGTGCCGCGCGATCCGGCGTAGGAACGACGGCGGCCCGCCGACGATCTCGTGATCGCCGACGGGCCGGGTGGGTCGTGGTGCGCGCTACGGGCGCGACTCCGAGACGAGGCGGCTCGACTCGTCGTGCCAGCTGTGCGCGATCTCGGACAGCTTCTCCTGGTGCTTGCGGCCGTGGTGCGCGCAGAACAGCAGCTCGCCGCTGTTCACGACGACGCGGATGTAGGCCTGCGCGCCGCAGCTGTCGCAGCGGTCCAGTGCGGTGAGCTCGTACGACGGCTCGAGCTCATCGACCGCACCATCGGTCTCCGGGTATCGGGTCATGGCTCCTCCTTAGTACGTGCACCGAATTCCTAGGGTGCATCCATGAAAGCACGGCCGACCTGTGCGTTCGTCCTGCAGCGGCGGTATTTCGCTCAACGCGTACAGTCGGCGAGCGGATGCCCCGAGGCGGGGTGTCGGCGTCGGCCCGGCGCCCGGCGCGCGGGTAGTCTGGACGGTCGTGAGCGCAGACTATTCCGCCAGGCACCTCTCCGTACTCGAGGGTCTCGAGGCGGTGCGCAAGCGCCCGGGCATGTACATCGGCTCGACCGATTCGCGCGGCCTCATGCACTGCCTGTGGGAGATCATCGACAACTCGGTCGACGAGGCGCTCGCGGGTCACGGGTCGGAGATCGAGATCGTGCTGCACCGCGACGGCAGCGTCGAGGTCCGCGACCAGGCGCGCGGCATCCCGGTCGACGCGGAGCCGCGCACCGGGCTCTCCGGCGTCGAGGTGGTCTTCACCAAGCTGCACGCCGGCGGCAAGTTCGGTTCGGGCTCGTACGCCGCCTCGGGCGGACTGCACGGCGTCGGGGCATCCGTCGTCAACGCACTCTCGGAGCGTCTCGACGTCGAGGTCGACCGCGACGGCCGCACCTGGGCGATGTCGTTCCACCGCGGCGAGCCGGGCGTGTTCGACGACAACGGGATGAAGACGCCCGACGCACCGTTCACGCCGTTCGAGCTCTCGAGCGAGCTGCGCGTGGTCCGCAAGGTCGCCAAGAAGACGACCGGCACCCGCGTGCGGTACTGGGCCGACCGGCAGATCTTCACGCGCGACGCCGCGTTCCTCGCCGAGGAGCTGATCGGGCGCGCCCGGCAGACGGCGTTCCTCGTGCCGGGCCTCGGCATCTCGATCCGCGACGAGCGCGGCGAGGAGCCGGAGACCACGCACTTCAAGTTCGACGGCGGCATCTCGGAGTTCGCCGAGTACCTCGCGACCGACCCGGCCGTCACCGACGTCTGGCGGCTCGAGGGCTCGGGCACCTTCACGGAGACCGTGCCGGTGCTCACCGAATCGGGCGCGATGGTGTCGACCGAGGTGGAGCGCGAGTGCGTGGTCGACGTGGCGCTGCGCTGGGGCAACGGCTACGACACGACCGTGCGCAGCTTCGTGAACATCATCGCGACGCCGAAGGGTGGCACGCACCTCGCCGGGTTCGACCAGGGGCTCATGCGGGTCATCCGCGCCCAGGTGGAGCAGAACGCCCGCCGGCTCAAGGTCGGCAACGACAAGCTCGACAAGGACGACGTGCTCGCGGGGCTCACCGCAGTGGTCACCGTGCGCCTGGCCGAACCGCAGTTCGAGGGGCAGACCAAGGAGGTGCTCGGCACGCCGGCCGTGCGCGCGATCGTCACGAACGTCGTCGCGACGGCGCTGCGCGAGCGGTTCGCCTCGACCGCGCGCCCCGACAAGTCGCAGTCGGCCGCGCTTCTCGAGAAGGTCGTCGCCGAGATGAAGGCGCGCATCTCCGCGCGCACCCACAAGGAGACCCAGCGGCGCAAGAACGCGCTCGAGAACTCGACGCTGCCGGCGAAGCTCGTCGACTGCCGGTCGAACGACGTCGCGCACAGCGAGCTGTTCATCGTCGAGGGCGACTCGGCGCTCGGCACCGCGAAGCTCGCGCGCGACAGCGAACACCAGGCCCTGCTGCCGATCCGCGGCAAGATCCTCAACGTGCAGAAGGCGTCGATCGCCGACATGCTCGGCAATGCCGAGTGCGCCTCGATCATCCAGGTGATCGGCGCCGGTTCGGGCCGCACCTTCGACATCTCGATGGCGCGCTACGGCAAGGTCATCATCATGAGCGACGCCGACGTCGACGGCGCGCACATCCGTACGCTGCTCCTGACCCTGTTCTTCCGCTACATGCGCCCGATGATCGAGGAGGGGCGCGTCTTCGCGGCCGTGCCGCCGCTGCACCGGGTCGTGGTCATGCATCCCGGTTCGAAGCCGAACGAGACGATCTACACGTACTCCGAGCCCGAGCTCGACGCCGTGCTGAAGGGCCTCGCGCGCAAGAACCGGAAGTACCAGGACCCGATCCAGCGCTACAAGGGCCTCGGCGAGATGGACGCCGACCAGCTCGCGGTGACGACCATGGACCCGAGCCACCGCACGCTGCGCCGGGTCGGCATCCGCGACGCCGAGCAGGCGGGCCGCGTCTTCGAGCTGCTCATGGGCAACGAGGTCGCGCCGCGCAAGGAGTTCATCGTCGAGAGCGCGGCCGCTCTCGACAAGGAGCGCATCGACGCCTGAACCGGCCTCGGCCGGGTGAGGGCGACGGATGCCCCGTGGCATCCGTCACCGTCTCTGCGCGTTCGAGCGAGGACCGCCGGATCAGCCGACGCGGCGGCCGATGGCGCCGACGACCTTCTCGAGCGGGGTGCCCGAGGCATCGCGCTTGGCGCCCGGCTCGGGCAGCGTGCGGGTCGACCCGTCGGTGCCGACGGCGAGCGCCGGCTCGGGCCCGACCCACGCGACCGACAGCTCGGACTCGCCCTTGAGGAAGCGCTGCGCGCGCACACCGCCGGTGGCCCGCCCCTTGCCGGGGAACTCGGCGAACGCGCTGACCTTGCCGGAACCCGGATCGGTGCCCATGAGCGTCTCGCCGCCTGCCGCGACGGTCGCCACGATCGCCCGCTCGACCTCGTCGGGCGCGAGCGCGGTGAAGTGCACCACGCGTGCGTCGGCGCCGAGCTTGATGCCGGCCATGCCGCCGGCGGCCGCGCCCTGCGGGCGCACGGCGGAGGCGGGGAAGTGGAGCAGCTGCGCGTCGGACGCGACGAACACGAGCTCCGCGTCGTCGGGCGCGGGGACGGCGGCGACCAGCGCGTCGCCGGGCTTCAGGGCGATGACCTCGAAGTCGGGCTTGTTCGGGAACGCCGACGGCACCACGCGCTTGACGACGCCCTGGGCGGTGCCGAGCGCGATCGGCACGTCGCCCGCGAGCGGCACGACGGCGAGGATCCGCTCGGAGCGGTCGGGGAGCGCGAGGTAGTCGTGCACCCGCACGCCCGCGCCGAGCTGCACGGAGTTCGGCGGCAGACCGGGCAGCTCGAGCGGCGAGAAGCGCACCAGGCGGCCGCGCGAGGTGATCGCGCCGATCTCGGTACGGCTCGTGGTGTCGAGCGACGAGCGCACGGCGTCGTGCTTGCTGCGACGCTTCGGCTCGGTGATCACGGGCGGGCCGTCCTCGCCGACGGGCAGGTCGACGCGCGCGATGCGGTCCGTCGCGCCGAGGAACACGCGGCACGGCACGTCGGCGTGCTCGAGGTCCTCGGGAGCCTGCTTGCGCCGCTTCGCGCCAGCCGGCTGCTGCTTCGCCTCGGTGAGCAGCGTCCGCCTGGGCGACCCGTACTTCTCGGCGACGTCGCCGAGCTCGTCGGCGACGAGCGTGCGGATCGCGAGTTCGCTCGCGAGCAGTTCCTCGAGCTCGGCGATCTCGGCGAGGAGGGTGTCGCGTTCGGCCTCGAGCTCGATGCGCGAGAACTTCGTGAGGCGGCGCAGGCGCAGCTCGAGGATGTACTCGGCCTGCAGGGTGCTCAGGTCGAACACGTCGATCAGTCGGCTGCGCGCCTGCTCCGTGTCATCCGACGTGCGGATCACCTGGATGACCTCGTCGATGTCGAGGATCGCGATCAACAGGCCCTCGACCAGGTGCAGGCGGTCCTTGCGCTTGGTGAGGCGGTACTGCGAGCGACGAGTGACGACGCTGACGCGGTGCCCGATGTACACCTGCAGCAGCTCGCGCAGGCCGAGCGTCTGCGGCTGGCCCTCGACGAGGGTCACGTTGTTGATGTTGAACGAGTCCTCGAGGGGAGTCAGCCGGTACAGCTGCTCGAGCACGGCCTGCGGGTTGAACCCGGTCTTCACGCCGATCACGAGGCGCATGCCGCGCTTGCGGTCGGTGAGGTCGGTGACATCCGAGATGCCCGTGATCTTCTTGGCGTTGACCCCGTCCTTGATCTTCTCGATCACGCGCTCGGGGCCGACCAGGTAGGGGAGTTCGGTGACGACGAGGCCCGACTTGCGGGCGGTGAGCTGCTCGACGCTGACCTTCGCACGGGTCTTGAACGAGCCGCGGCCGGTGGCATAGGCGTCGCGGATGCCGCCCAGGCCGACGATCGTGCCCCCGGAGGGGAAGTCGGGGCCGGGCACGAACTCCATCAGCTCGTCGAGGCTCGCCTCCGGGTTGGCGATGAGGTGCTGCGCCGCCGCGGCGACCTCGTTGAGGTTGTGCGGGGCCATGTTGGTCGCCATGCCGACCGCGATGCCGCTCGCGCCGTTGACGAGCAGCCCGGGGATGGCCGCGGGCAGCACCTCGGGCTGCAGGAACGAGTTGTCGTAGTTCGGCACGTAGTCGACGACGTCCTCGTCGAGGCTCTCGACCATGGCCAGCGCCGGCGGGGCGAGGCGCGCCTCGGTGTAGCGGGGCGCCGCGGGGCCGTCGTCGAGCGAGCCGAAGTTGCCGTGCCCGTCGACGAACGGCACGCGCAGGCTGAACGCCTGGGCCATGCGCACGAGCGCGTCGTAGATCGCGGCGTCGCCGTGCGGGTGCAGGCGGCCCATGACCTCGCCGACGACGCGCGCCGACTTCACGTGCCCGCGGTCGGGCCGCAGGCCCATCTCGCTCATCTGGAACAGGATGCGGCGCTGCACGGGCTTCAGTCCGTCGCGCGCGTCGGGCAGCGCGCGCGAGTAGATGACGGAGTAGGCGTACTCGAGGAACGAGCCCTGCATCTCGGAGGAGACGTCGACGTCCTCGATGCGTTCGGCGATCTGGTCGTCTGCGGGCAGGTCAGGCGTTCGGGACATCCGTGCTCTCGGTCGGGCGTGCCGGGTCGGCACGGTCGTTCGCGGGGGTCGCGCCGGGCTGTGCGAGACTGGGCGCGATGCGAGCCATGCTACCCGTCGCCGCCCCCGATGCCCCGCGGCTCACCGACGTGCTGGCGAGTGCGATCGCGAGCGTGCGCGGCGAGCCGAACCGGCTGGCGCTCGGCCCCGCCGAGGTGGCGATCGTGGTGCTCGTCGACGGGCTGGGCGCGCACAACCTGCGTGCTCGCGCCGGCCATGCCCGCCGGCTCTCGTCGAGCTTCGGCAAGCGCGACGTGGTGCGCACGGTGTTCCCGTCGACGACCGCGGCGGGCATCACCTCATTCACGACCGGACTCGAGCCGGGGGAGCACGGCATCATCGGGTACCGCGTCTTCGACGCCTCCGCCGATCGCACGGTGAACCTGCTGAGCGGGTGGGAGGCCGATCGCACCGACCCGCTCGCCTGGCAGCCGCACGCGACGCTGTTCGATCGGTCCGTGGAGCAGGGCGTGCGGGCCGTGGCCGTCGGCCCGGGCCGCTATCGCGCGTCGGGCTTCACGCGGGCCGCGCTGCGGGGCGCCGAGTACCGCGCCGCCGAGTCGATCGAGGACCGCTTCGCCGCCGCGCGCGAACTCGCCGAGGAGGGCGGGCCGGCGGTCGCCTACGTGTACGTGCCCGAGCTCGACATGGCCGCGCACGCGGTGGGCTGGGAGTCCGACCGCTGGCTGGCCGAGCTCGAGCGCGTCGACGCCGCGTTCGGCGACCTCGAGCGCGGGATGCCCCGGGGCACGGGCCTGCTCGTCACCGCCGACCATGGCGTCGTCGACGTCGCCGCGCACAAGCACGTGCTCATCGACCGGGACCCGGCGCTCGTCGACGGCGTGCGCCACGTGGCGGGCGACCCGCGGTGCCTCTACCTGACGTTCGAGCCCGACCTCGATGCGGCTGGGCGCGAGGCGCTCGTCGCGCGCTGGCGCGCAGCGGAGGAGCACCGCGCGTGGGTGCTCACCCGCGAGGAGGCGATCGCGTCGGGCGCGTTCGGACCCGTGGCATCCGCCGCCCTGGCCCGCATCGGCGACCTCGTCGTCGCCGCGCGGTCGCTGGTGGCGTACTACGACGGGCGCGACCCGAACCCGGGGCCTCGTGCGATGGTCGGCCAGCACGGCTCGGCCACCGATGAGGAGGTGCGGGTCCCGCTCATCCGTGCGGGAGCGTACGCCCGCTGAGGCGACTCAGCTCGGGTACTGGCCGCGCTTGACCTGCGGCTTCGGCAGGCGCATGGGGCGCAGCTGGAGTGCGCGCATGGCCGCGTACCAGCGGATGCCGCGCTCGACGCGCGTCTCGCCGAACTTCGCGGCCAGCTTCTTGCGCAGCGACCGGCCGAGCCAGAGCACGTCGAGCACCGCGGCGATGAAGAACACCCACAGGCCGAGGGTGCCGATGACCTGCGTCTCGTAGCTCGGGATGAAGGTCAGGATGATGACGAGGAACATCACGGGGATGAGGATCTCGCCCAGGCTGAAGCGCGCGTCGACGTAGTCGCGGATGTACTTCTTCTGCGGCCCGCGGTCGCGCTGCGGCAGGTAGCGCTCGTCGCCGGCGGCCATGCCCACGCGGGCCCGCTCGCGCGCCTCGGCGGCCTTCGCCTTCTGGATGCGGGCCGCCTCCTTGCGGTCGTTCGGCACGAGCGGCCGCTTGCGCGCGGCCTCCTGCTCGCGGCGGGAGGGAGTGGGTACGCCCTTGCCCTTGGTCACCGGCGCCTGCTCGGCGTCGTCGCCGGTCGATGCCTGGTCGGTCTCGTTGCTGGGGGTCTTGGCCACGTCTGATCCTCGGATTGCTGGTGGCCTTAAGATTACCCGCATGCACCAGCCTGCCCCGAACGGGAGCGACCAGCCGTCCGCCGACGACCGCGAGGAGCGCATCCGGGAGGCGGTGGACGCCGGCTTCCCGACGACCGTCGCCGAGCTGTCGGGGCTCGTGCGCATCCCCTCGGTCGCGTGGGCGGGGTTCGATCACGCGCACGTCGCCGCGAGCGCCGAGGCGGTCGCCGAGCTGCTGCGCGGAGTCGACGTGTTCGAGACCGTCGAGATCGCGCGGGCGCCGATGGAGGGCAGCGCCGAGCTCGGCCAGCCCGCGGTGCTCGCCCGCCGCGCGGCGCGCAACGGCCGCCCGACCGTGCTGCTCTACGCGCACCACGACGTGCAGCCGCCCGGCGACGACGCCGGCTGGGACTCGCCGCCGTTCGAGCCGACCGCGCGCGGCGACCGCCTGTACGGACGCGGTGCCGCCGACGACAAGGCCGGCATCATGGCGCACGTCGCCGCGATCCGCGCGCTGGTGGCTGCGGGCGGCGACCCCGACCTCGGCATCGCGCTGTTCATCGAGGGGAGGAGGAGGACGGCTCGCGCTCGTTCGCCAACTTCCTCGAGCTGCACCGCGACGCGCTGGCCGCCGATGCGATCGTCGTGGCCGATTCCACGAACTGGGACGCCGAGACGCCGGCGCTCACCGTCGCCCTCCGCGGCAACGTCACCTGCCGGGTCACGGTGTCGACCCTCGCGCATGCCTCGCACTCGGGCATGTTCGGCGGCGCCGTGCCCGACGCGATGATGCCGATGGTGCGCCTGCTCGCGTCCTTGCACGACGACGACGGCGCGGTCGCGGTCGAGGGCCTGCGGTCGATCGACATGGAGACCCCGCCGTACGACGAGGCGCAGCTGCGGGCCGAGGCGGGACTGCTCGACGGCGTGACGCCCGTCGGCCGCGGCACGATCCCGCAGCGCCTCTGGGCGCAGCCGGCGATCACGGTCACCGGCACCTCGGCGCCGCGCCTCGTCGACGCCTCGAACACGCTCTCGCCGTCGGTGACCATGAAGCTGAGCGTCCGGGTCGCGCCCGGCCAGTCGGCGACGGAGGCCGCCGAGGCGCTCGAACGCCACCTGCGCACCCACGTGCCGTTCGGCGCGCACGTCGAGATCGACGAGGTCGTCACGGGCGACCCGTTCCTCGTGGACACCGACGGCTGGGCGGTCGACGCGGTGCTCGAGGCGATGGCGGATGCCTGGGGGAGGGCGCCCGTGCAGACCGGCATCGGCGGCTCGATCCCGTTCATCGCCGACCTCACGCGCGTGTTCCCCGAGGCGCAGATCCTCGTGACGGGCGTCGAGGACCCCGACTCGCGCGCGCACAGCCCGAACGAGTCGCTCCACCTCGGTGCGTTCAAGCGGTCGGTGCTCACCGAGGCGCTCTTCCTGGCGCGCCTCGACGCACGCGGCGCCTGAGCGCGAACCGGGACCCCGCGGCATCCGCCCGGGGTAGAATCGCAGCGGACACCACGTCAGCCGCGATCGATCGAGGAGCACCATGACGCAGACCATCCCCGCCGAGACGGCCGCCCATGGCGTCAGCCTGAGCGACAACGCCGCAGCCAAGGTGAAGAGCCTGCTCGAGCAGGAGGGTCGCGACGACCTGCGCCTGCGGGTGGCGGTGCAGCCGGGCGGATGCTCCGGGCTGATCTACCAGCTCTACTTCGACGAGCGGCTGCTCGACGGCGACGCCACGGTCGACTTCGACGGCGTCGAGGTGATCGTCGACCGCATGTCGGTGCCGTACCTCGACGGCGCGGCGATCGACTTCGAGGACACGATCCAGAAGCAGGGCTTCACGATCGACAACCCCAACGCGCAGGGCAGCTGCGCGTGCGGCGACT
Coding sequences within:
- a CDS encoding type 1 glutamine amidotransferase, translated to MTTLSVVSLFPSLLNVNGDAENGDVLAARARWAGLDAMHLRVEEVGALPVEPDVIVVGSGTDASAEAAIERIAPLQDELRRWATEGVPILGVGTGMELLGWGIEFADGRTIEGLGIVPGRAVPRESRVSDDLVVRTKHGLLVGYENHARDYVGAEGSPLGRVVRGSGNGRDSGQEGVVMGSVIGTHLHGPVLAKQPALADAMLAAAAERRGVAYATGGPASEADGYAERARAIILERLGVSER
- a CDS encoding DUF3043 domain-containing protein, whose amino-acid sequence is MRVILRPPAIRGSDVAKTPSNETDQASTGDDAEQAPVTKGKGVPTPSRREQEAARKRPLVPNDRKEAARIQKAKAAEARERARVGMAAGDERYLPQRDRGPQKKYIRDYVDARFSLGEILIPVMFLVIILTFIPSYETQVIGTLGLWVFFIAAVLDVLWLGRSLRKKLAAKFGETRVERGIRWYAAMRALQLRPMRLPKPQVKRGQYPS
- a CDS encoding DUF7455 domain-containing protein, which produces MTRYPETDGAVDELEPSYELTALDRCDSCGAQAYIRVVVNSGELLFCAHHGRKHQEKLSEIAHSWHDESSRLVSESRP
- a CDS encoding DNA gyrase/topoisomerase IV subunit A; its protein translation is MSRTPDLPADDQIAERIEDVDVSSEMQGSFLEYAYSVIYSRALPDARDGLKPVQRRILFQMSEMGLRPDRGHVKSARVVGEVMGRLHPHGDAAIYDALVRMAQAFSLRVPFVDGHGNFGSLDDGPAAPRYTEARLAPPALAMVESLDEDVVDYVPNYDNSFLQPEVLPAAIPGLLVNGASGIAVGMATNMAPHNLNEVAAAAQHLIANPEASLDELMEFVPGPDFPSGGTIVGLGGIRDAYATGRGSFKTRAKVSVEQLTARKSGLVVTELPYLVGPERVIEKIKDGVNAKKITGISDVTDLTDRKRGMRLVIGVKTGFNPQAVLEQLYRLTPLEDSFNINNVTLVEGQPQTLGLRELLQVYIGHRVSVVTRRSQYRLTKRKDRLHLVEGLLIAILDIDEVIQVIRTSDDTEQARSRLIDVFDLSTLQAEYILELRLRRLTKFSRIELEAERDTLLAEIAELEELLASELAIRTLVADELGDVAEKYGSPRRTLLTEAKQQPAGAKRRKQAPEDLEHADVPCRVFLGATDRIARVDLPVGEDGPPVITEPKRRSKHDAVRSSLDTTSRTEIGAITSRGRLVRFSPLELPGLPPNSVQLGAGVRVHDYLALPDRSERILAVVPLAGDVPIALGTAQGVVKRVVPSAFPNKPDFEVIALKPGDALVAAVPAPDDAELVFVASDAQLLHFPASAVRPQGAAAGGMAGIKLGADARVVHFTALAPDEVERAIVATVAAGGETLMGTDPGSGKVSAFAEFPGKGRATGGVRAQRFLKGESELSVAWVGPEPALAVGTDGSTRTLPEPGAKRDASGTPLEKVVGAIGRRVG
- a CDS encoding alkaline phosphatase family protein, producing the protein MRAMLPVAAPDAPRLTDVLASAIASVRGEPNRLALGPAEVAIVVLVDGLGAHNLRARAGHARRLSSSFGKRDVVRTVFPSTTAAGITSFTTGLEPGEHGIIGYRVFDASADRTVNLLSGWEADRTDPLAWQPHATLFDRSVEQGVRAVAVGPGRYRASGFTRAALRGAEYRAAESIEDRFAAARELAEEGGPAVAYVYVPELDMAAHAVGWESDRWLAELERVDAAFGDLERGMPRGTGLLVTADHGVVDVAAHKHVLIDRDPALVDGVRHVAGDPRCLYLTFEPDLDAAGREALVARWRAAEEHRAWVLTREEAIASGAFGPVASAALARIGDLVVAARSLVAYYDGRDPNPGPRAMVGQHGSATDEEVRVPLIRAGAYAR
- the erpA gene encoding iron-sulfur cluster insertion protein ErpA, whose product is MTQTIPAETAAHGVSLSDNAAAKVKSLLEQEGRDDLRLRVAVQPGGCSGLIYQLYFDERLLDGDATVDFDGVEVIVDRMSVPYLDGAAIDFEDTIQKQGFTIDNPNAQGSCACGDSFH
- a CDS encoding DNA gyrase/topoisomerase IV subunit B; protein product: MSADYSARHLSVLEGLEAVRKRPGMYIGSTDSRGLMHCLWEIIDNSVDEALAGHGSEIEIVLHRDGSVEVRDQARGIPVDAEPRTGLSGVEVVFTKLHAGGKFGSGSYAASGGLHGVGASVVNALSERLDVEVDRDGRTWAMSFHRGEPGVFDDNGMKTPDAPFTPFELSSELRVVRKVAKKTTGTRVRYWADRQIFTRDAAFLAEELIGRARQTAFLVPGLGISIRDERGEEPETTHFKFDGGISEFAEYLATDPAVTDVWRLEGSGTFTETVPVLTESGAMVSTEVERECVVDVALRWGNGYDTTVRSFVNIIATPKGGTHLAGFDQGLMRVIRAQVEQNARRLKVGNDKLDKDDVLAGLTAVVTVRLAEPQFEGQTKEVLGTPAVRAIVTNVVATALRERFASTARPDKSQSAALLEKVVAEMKARISARTHKETQRRKNALENSTLPAKLVDCRSNDVAHSELFIVEGDSALGTAKLARDSEHQALLPIRGKILNVQKASIADMLGNAECASIIQVIGAGSGRTFDISMARYGKVIIMSDADVDGAHIRTLLLTLFFRYMRPMIEEGRVFAAVPPLHRVVVMHPGSKPNETIYTYSEPELDAVLKGLARKNRKYQDPIQRYKGLGEMDADQLAVTTMDPSHRTLRRVGIRDAEQAGRVFELLMGNEVAPRKEFIVESAAALDKERIDA